The following proteins are co-located in the Dromaius novaehollandiae isolate bDroNov1 chromosome 10, bDroNov1.hap1, whole genome shotgun sequence genome:
- the LOC135329353 gene encoding uncharacterized protein LOC135329353, protein MCFSVKLFISFRAHAARSPPPLAVLSQKVVQEMKSLWFEGGLAHVPSTSGPSLRRGNPEGVIKGCPALQGTPKAALPTFLPVSKPCACPLPDDLRGPWHLLAPAPSPAAKHPPPSPGPALQALSSFLSSCRRRVGLQAATGPARGTPPAPPPWAALLVAALGNGLPETPKGSAPGLQSLASRRGIETRTSQHSRSPVARGLGDTQEATGQTVPQGTVRFSFVSRVAGGTGCRAAWSGNGRKKASGKFTGLGLVAALDSWHGEVVPAREGAVHGLQALGWAQGNSRIRGRVLPRGCRARPCCVAPARLATSVPAPGWKAPLPASRCFVTKGFQPRNSRAALPGRLPGAEPRSGLLSCLFSSVTYLFTSTREHQAQSKALPQGDACFGSRRQVLSARCRPCRSATVPVPRR, encoded by the coding sequence atgtgcttCAGTGTGAAGCTTTTCATTAGCTTCAGAGCTCATGCTGCTCGCTCTCCCCCTCCCCTGGCAGTCCTGTCACAGAAAGTTGTTCAAGAGATGAAGTCTCTGTGGTTTGAAGGAGGTTTAGCACACGTGCCCAGTACATCAGGTCCCTCTTTGCGTCGAGGCAATCCTGAGGGCGTTATTAAAGGCTGCCCAGCACTGCAGGGCACCCCGAAGGCCGCTCTCCCCACGTTCCTGCCGGTGTCGAAGCCCTGTGCTTGCCCGCTGCCAGATGACCTCCGCGGGCCGTGGCATCTCCTGGCACCCGCACCCTCTCCAGCTGCAAAACACCCACCGCCGTCCCCAGGCCCGGCCCTGCAGGCTTTATCCAGTTTTTTGTCTAGTTGCAGAAGGCGAGTGGGACTGCAAGCAGCAACTGGTCCGGCGCGTGGgactccccctgccccccccccttgGGCTGCTCTCCTCGTTGCTGCCCTCGGGAATGGGCTCCCGGAGACACCCAAGGGCTCCGCTCCAGGCCTGCAAAGCCTTGCCTCGAGAAGAGGAATCGAAACAAGGACCTCCCAGCATTCGCGCTCTCCTGTAGCACGAGGCCTGGGAGATACCCAGGAAGCAACTGGACAGACCGTCCCGCAAGGAACCGTgcgtttcagttttgtttctcgCGTAGCGGGCGGCACCGGCTGCCGTGCCGCCTGGAGTGGAAATGGGCGCAAAAAGGCTTCGGGCAAATTCACGGGGCTGGGCCTGGTGGCAGCCCTTGACTCATGGCATGGGGAGGTAGTGCCGGCTCGGGAAGGTGCTGTCCACGGACTCCAGGCGCTGGGGTGGGCTCAAGGAAACTCCCGCATCCGCGGGCGCGTGCTGCCGCGGGGCTGCAGGGCCCGTCCGTGCTGCGTGGCCCCAGCACGGCTCGCGACCTCGGTGCCTGCGCCCGGATGGAAAGCTCCGCTTCCAGCAAGCCGGTGCTTTGTGACGAAGGGATTTCAGCCGAGGAATTCCCGAGCGGCTCTGCCGGGACGGCTCCCAGGAGCGGAGCCTCGCTCCGGGTTGCTTTCATGCCTTTTCTCGAGTGTGACCTACCTGTTCACGAGCACGCGAGAACATCAGGCCCAGAGCAAAGCCCTGCCGCAGGGCGACGCCTGTTTCGGATCCCGCCGGCAGGTGCTGAGCGCACGTTGCCGGCCCTGCCGAAGCGCCACGGTTCCCGTCCCTAGGCGTTAG
- the BCL2L10 gene encoding bcl-2-like protein 10: protein MPGSLKEETALLLEDYFQHRRGGAALPPSATAATLRRAAGELERRERPFFRSCAPLARAEPWEAAALLTRVAAQLEAEGGLNWGRLLALVVFAGTLAAAMAERGCGDGPRRLAAALAAYLAEEQGEWLEAHGGWDGFCRFFRHGSQPADQNSTISNAIMAAAGFGIAGLAFLLVVR, encoded by the exons ATGCCGGGCTCGCTGAAGGAGGAGACGGCGCTGCTGCTGGAGGACTACTTCCAGcaccgccgcggcggcgcggcgctgccgcccaGCGCCACGGCGGCCacgctgcggcgggcggcgggcgagcTGGAGCGCCGCGAGCGGCCCTTCTTCCGCTCCTGCGCGCCGCTGGCGCGGGCCGAGCCctgggaggcggcggcgctgctgacGCGGGTGGCGGCGCAGCTGGAGGCCGAGGGCGGCCTCAACTGGGGCCGGCTGCTGGCGCTGGTGGTCTTCGCGGGCACGCTGGCCGCGGCCATGGCCGAGCGCGGCTGCGGCGAcgggccccgccgcctcgccgccgcgctGGCCGCCTACCTGGCCGAGGAGCAGGGCGAGTGGCTGGAGGCGCACGGCGGATGG GATGGCTTCTGTCGCTTCTTCAGACATGGCTCTCAACCAGCTGACCAGAACAGTACCATAAGCAATGCAATAATGGCAGCAGCAGGGTTCGGAATAGCAGGATTAGCTTTTCTCTTGGTGGTGCGATAG